In Rhodothermus marinus DSM 4252, a single genomic region encodes these proteins:
- a CDS encoding Uma2 family endonuclease, translating to MAELLTRYRFTVEEFHRMGEAGIFREDDRLELIEGELVRMSPVGSRHAACVARLTRLFVPLQEQAIVWVQNPLKLGEQTEVYPDVSLLRWRSDYYASGHPGPEAVWLVVEVSETSLAYDREVKVPLYARAGVPEVWVVDVEGRVLWVHRLPEGEAYREVWRLEAGEEVAPEAFPEHRLRVQDILGIS from the coding sequence ATGGCGGAGCTGCTGACACGCTATCGGTTCACGGTGGAGGAGTTTCACCGGATGGGTGAAGCGGGTATCTTTCGGGAGGATGATCGTCTGGAGTTGATCGAAGGTGAACTGGTCCGGATGAGTCCCGTCGGAAGCCGTCACGCCGCCTGTGTTGCCCGCCTGACGCGGCTCTTTGTGCCGCTGCAGGAGCAGGCCATTGTCTGGGTGCAGAATCCTCTGAAATTAGGGGAACAGACGGAGGTGTATCCGGACGTGTCGTTGTTGCGGTGGCGGTCGGACTACTACGCGTCGGGGCATCCGGGTCCGGAGGCGGTGTGGCTGGTGGTGGAGGTGTCGGAGACGTCGCTGGCCTATGATCGGGAGGTGAAGGTGCCGCTTTATGCGCGGGCGGGTGTGCCGGAGGTGTGGGTGGTGGATGTGGAGGGGCGGGTGCTGTGGGTGCATCGGTTGCCGGAGGGGGAGGCTTACCGGGAGGTCTGGCGGCTGGAGGCCGGGGAGGAGGTGGCGCCGGAGGCATTTCCGGAGCATCGGTTGCGGGTGCAGGACATCCTGGGGATTTCCTGA
- the murA gene encoding UDP-N-acetylglucosamine 1-carboxyvinyltransferase: MDKLVIEGGRPLRGTIPISGSKNTALMLMAGAVLADGVTVLENIPHLRDITTFSHVLRIAGASVRFDPETHVMRIDATRIDFPEAPYELVKQMRASFYMLGALLGRCGQARVSLPGGCAWGPRPVNLHLEGLRAFGAEIELDQGYVVARAPGGRLRGGRFRLEPPSVGATVNLLLGAVTARGSSRIENAALEPDVVVFGRALQQMGARIEGLGTRTIEVEGVDALQPVTFRNCPDRIELGTFMIAAAIAGSPGDTIYLTGAEPSHLGEAFLEAFRQTGAAFTFDGDTVAVTVPERLQAVSIETAPYPGFPTDLQAQWTVLLSQAEGAGFVRDTVYPDRFKHVPELMRMGLQARVEGNTVFLEGPQRLQGAHVMSTDLRGSVSLVLAGLVAEGETHVLRVYHLDRGYENLEGKLSAAGIAIRRESYDEFATPTPESAEEN; encoded by the coding sequence ATGGATAAACTGGTCATCGAAGGCGGCCGTCCGCTCCGGGGCACGATCCCGATCAGCGGCTCGAAGAACACGGCGCTGATGCTGATGGCCGGGGCCGTGCTGGCCGACGGCGTCACCGTGCTGGAAAACATTCCGCACCTGCGCGACATCACGACGTTCTCGCATGTGCTGCGCATTGCAGGGGCTTCGGTGCGGTTCGATCCGGAAACGCACGTCATGCGCATCGATGCCACCCGTATCGACTTTCCCGAGGCCCCTTACGAGCTGGTCAAGCAGATGCGGGCGTCGTTCTACATGCTGGGTGCCCTGCTGGGCCGCTGCGGACAGGCGCGCGTGTCGCTCCCAGGCGGCTGCGCCTGGGGTCCGCGCCCGGTCAACCTGCACCTGGAGGGACTGCGCGCCTTCGGGGCCGAGATCGAGCTGGACCAGGGCTACGTAGTGGCCCGCGCGCCCGGCGGACGACTGCGCGGCGGCCGTTTTCGGCTCGAGCCGCCCAGCGTCGGGGCCACGGTCAACCTGCTGCTGGGAGCCGTCACGGCCCGCGGCAGCTCCCGCATCGAGAACGCCGCGCTCGAACCCGACGTGGTCGTCTTCGGCCGAGCCCTGCAACAGATGGGCGCCCGCATCGAAGGACTGGGCACGCGCACCATCGAAGTGGAAGGCGTCGACGCGCTGCAGCCCGTCACCTTCCGCAACTGCCCCGACCGCATCGAGCTGGGCACGTTCATGATTGCCGCCGCCATCGCAGGATCGCCCGGCGACACGATCTACCTGACCGGCGCCGAGCCGTCCCACCTGGGCGAGGCGTTTCTGGAGGCCTTTCGCCAGACCGGCGCCGCCTTCACCTTCGATGGCGACACGGTGGCCGTCACCGTCCCCGAACGGCTGCAGGCCGTTTCGATCGAGACGGCACCCTATCCGGGCTTCCCGACCGATCTGCAGGCGCAGTGGACCGTTCTGCTCTCCCAGGCCGAAGGCGCCGGCTTCGTGCGGGATACGGTCTATCCTGATCGCTTCAAGCACGTCCCCGAACTCATGCGCATGGGGCTGCAGGCGCGCGTCGAGGGCAACACGGTCTTTCTGGAAGGGCCGCAGCGTCTGCAGGGTGCGCACGTGATGAGCACCGACCTGCGCGGCAGCGTTTCACTGGTGCTGGCGGGTCTGGTGGCCGAAGGCGAAACGCACGTGCTGCGCGTCTACCACCTCGACCGCGGCTACGAAAACCTCGAAGGCAAGCTCTCGGCCGCCGGCATTGCCATCCGTCGCGAAAGCTACGACGAATTCGCCACCCCCACTCCCGAATCGGCCGAGGAAAACTGA
- a CDS encoding plastocyanin/azurin family copper-binding protein, with protein MMRRSLLLLGLVLLALRVQAEPVKEIVIEPVGDELKFKVTEFTVAPGETVRLIFKNTAKVMPHNVVVLNTDSPSVVNRVGTAAISAQDYVPNDPAILAYTKVAQPGETVEVTFKAPEKPGRYRYVCTFPGHYTLMQGVMVVSGKATS; from the coding sequence ATGATGCGTCGTAGCCTGTTGTTGCTGGGCCTGGTGCTGCTGGCACTTCGGGTCCAGGCCGAACCGGTCAAAGAGATCGTGATCGAGCCGGTCGGCGACGAGCTGAAGTTCAAAGTGACCGAGTTCACGGTCGCGCCGGGCGAGACCGTGCGGCTCATCTTCAAGAACACGGCGAAGGTGATGCCGCACAACGTGGTCGTGCTGAACACCGACAGCCCGAGCGTTGTGAACCGGGTGGGCACGGCCGCCATCTCGGCCCAGGACTACGTGCCGAACGACCCGGCCATCCTGGCCTACACGAAGGTGGCTCAGCCCGGCGAGACCGTGGAGGTAACCTTCAAGGCGCCGGAAAAGCCCGGCCGCTACCGTTACGTCTGCACCTTCCCCGGACACTACACCCTGATGCAGGGCGTGATGGTCGTCTCCGGAAAGGCAACCAGCTGA
- a CDS encoding Uma2 family endonuclease, protein MAEPVTRYRFTVEEFHRMGEAGIFREDDRLELIEGELVRMSPVGSRHAACVKRLVDLFLPLQASRKVLLGVQDPVRLDDRTEVYPDVSLLRWRSDYYASGHPGPEAVWLVVEVSETSLAYDREVKVPLYARAGVPEAWVVDVEGRALWVYRMPEGAVYLEVFRLGVGEEIAPQAFPEHRLRVQDILGIP, encoded by the coding sequence ATGGCCGAGCCGGTTACGCGCTATCGGTTCACGGTGGAGGAGTTTCACCGGATGGGTGAAGCGGGTATTTTTCGGGAGGATGATCGTCTGGAATTGATCGAAGGCGAACTGGTCCGGATGAGTCCCGTCGGAAGCCGTCATGCCGCCTGTGTCAAGCGGCTGGTCGATCTCTTTCTGCCGCTTCAGGCGAGCCGAAAGGTTTTGCTCGGCGTTCAGGATCCCGTGCGTCTGGATGATCGGACGGAGGTGTATCCGGACGTGTCGTTGTTGCGGTGGCGGTCGGACTACTACGCGTCGGGGCATCCGGGTCCGGAGGCGGTGTGGCTGGTGGTGGAGGTGTCGGAGACGTCGCTGGCGTACGATCGGGAGGTGAAGGTGCCGCTTTACGCGCGGGCGGGTGTGCCGGAGGCGTGGGTGGTGGATGTGGAGGGGCGGGCGCTATGGGTGTACCGGATGCCGGAGGGGGCGGTTTATCTGGAGGTCTTTCGGTTGGGAGTTGGCGAGGAGATAGCGCCACAGGCGTTTCCGGAGCATCGGCTGCGGGTGCAGGACATCCTGGGGATTCCCTGA
- a CDS encoding cold-shock protein, whose amino-acid sequence MSQGTVKWFSAEKGYGFIQQDGGGEDVFVHRTAVAGLGYGEELRKGERLSFEIRRTPKGLQAVNVKRLDV is encoded by the coding sequence ATGTCTCAGGGTACCGTCAAGTGGTTCAGCGCCGAGAAAGGCTACGGCTTCATCCAGCAGGATGGCGGGGGCGAAGATGTCTTCGTGCATCGGACGGCTGTGGCCGGGCTGGGCTACGGCGAAGAGCTGCGCAAGGGCGAGCGGCTGAGCTTTGAGATCCGTCGCACGCCCAAAGGACTCCAGGCCGTGAACGTCAAGCGGCTGGACGTGTAA
- the aroB gene encoding 3-dehydroquinate synthase, with the protein MDNPQTVVVVHYVELPGDRRYPVVIESLAALPAWLERVGLRHGRLLLVTDENIARLHLEPLRAALEAAGWTPRVLVLPPGEPTKALPYLERIYDEALRWGIDRRTPVLAFGGGVIGDLAGFAAATLLRGLPLVQVPTTLIAQVDSAIGGKTGINHARGKNLIGAFHQPVLVFADPSLLQTLPVREWTSGLAEVVKHALIGDPALFALLEERWADVMQRDAALLPELISQAVAVKIRVVMQDEREAGLRAILNFGHTFGHAIERVAGYGHFTHGEAVALGMLAALWLSHRRHPDLPVDRIRTLLQRLPVPGSPDTLDFEALREAMQVDKKALAGRLRFVLLRRVGEAYVADDVTEAELRDAWQFVLESHRATVTS; encoded by the coding sequence CTGGATAACCCGCAAACCGTCGTCGTGGTCCATTACGTAGAGCTTCCGGGCGACCGGCGCTATCCGGTCGTGATCGAATCGCTGGCGGCGCTTCCGGCGTGGCTCGAGCGCGTCGGACTGCGCCACGGTCGCCTGTTGCTGGTGACCGACGAAAACATAGCCCGCCTGCACCTGGAGCCGCTCCGGGCGGCGCTGGAGGCGGCGGGCTGGACGCCCCGCGTGCTGGTCCTCCCTCCGGGCGAGCCCACCAAGGCACTGCCTTACCTGGAGCGTATCTATGACGAGGCGCTGCGCTGGGGCATCGACCGAAGAACGCCCGTGCTGGCCTTCGGCGGCGGAGTGATCGGCGATCTGGCGGGCTTCGCTGCGGCCACGCTGCTGCGCGGGTTACCGCTCGTGCAGGTACCCACCACGTTGATCGCTCAGGTCGACAGCGCCATCGGCGGCAAGACCGGCATCAACCACGCGCGCGGAAAGAATCTGATCGGCGCCTTCCACCAGCCGGTACTCGTATTTGCCGATCCGTCGCTGCTGCAGACGCTGCCCGTACGCGAGTGGACCAGCGGTCTGGCCGAAGTGGTCAAGCATGCGCTGATCGGCGATCCGGCGCTGTTTGCGCTGCTGGAGGAGCGCTGGGCGGACGTAATGCAACGCGACGCGGCACTACTGCCGGAGCTGATCAGTCAGGCGGTCGCCGTCAAAATCCGGGTTGTCATGCAGGACGAACGCGAGGCCGGACTGCGGGCGATTCTGAACTTCGGGCACACGTTCGGCCATGCCATCGAGCGCGTGGCCGGCTACGGACACTTCACGCATGGTGAGGCCGTGGCGCTGGGCATGCTGGCCGCCCTCTGGCTCTCGCACCGGAGACACCCGGACCTGCCCGTTGACCGCATCCGCACGCTACTGCAACGCCTGCCGGTGCCCGGATCGCCCGACACGCTCGATTTCGAGGCGCTGCGCGAGGCCATGCAGGTGGACAAAAAAGCCCTGGCCGGGCGCCTGCGCTTCGTGTTGCTGCGCCGCGTAGGCGAAGCCTACGTGGCCGACGATGTAACCGAAGCCGAATTGCGGGACGCCTGGCAGTTCGTGCTCGAAAGCCACCGGGCGACTGTAACTTCCTGA
- the nirK gene encoding copper-containing nitrite reductase: MKASSRRDFLKGLGVAAAGGLITSSGLSLEAEGRGRSGRIVTGPMGRRVERVAADPADIPPPIHRDWPITHDITLRVEEVVAEIEPGVTFNFMTYNGQIPGPMIRVRRGDVVNLTIENPSSNRMPHNVDFHAVYGPGGGAAHTLVAPGQSKTIRFRCLYPGAYVYHCAVPDMDYHISSGMFGMILVEPPEGLPPVDREFYLGQHELYTDKQPGEPGHHNFDFEKLFEEKPTYVLFNGAKYGLTADRYGAMKAKVGETVRIFLAVGGPNLTSNFHPIGNVLSYVWREGAILNNPERNAQTVAIPPGSCGIFHMRLPVPGPVKFVDHALTRVARKGLLAVLEVEGPEQPDIYNPNPA, encoded by the coding sequence ATGAAAGCCAGCTCGCGTCGTGACTTTCTGAAAGGCCTGGGCGTGGCCGCCGCCGGTGGACTGATCACTTCGTCGGGTCTTTCGCTGGAAGCCGAGGGCCGCGGTCGTTCCGGCCGGATTGTTACGGGGCCCATGGGGCGTCGCGTCGAGCGCGTGGCCGCCGATCCCGCCGACATTCCGCCGCCGATCCATCGGGACTGGCCCATCACGCACGACATCACGCTGCGCGTCGAGGAGGTCGTGGCTGAAATCGAACCGGGCGTGACCTTCAACTTCATGACCTATAACGGGCAGATTCCCGGCCCCATGATCCGCGTGCGGCGGGGCGACGTGGTCAACCTGACCATCGAGAATCCGTCGTCGAACCGCATGCCGCACAACGTGGACTTCCATGCCGTCTATGGTCCGGGCGGTGGCGCCGCCCATACGCTGGTGGCGCCCGGTCAGTCGAAGACGATTCGCTTCCGGTGCCTGTATCCGGGCGCATACGTTTACCACTGCGCCGTGCCCGACATGGACTATCACATCTCCAGTGGCATGTTCGGGATGATTCTCGTCGAGCCGCCGGAGGGGCTGCCGCCGGTGGACCGGGAGTTCTACCTGGGTCAGCATGAGCTCTACACCGACAAGCAGCCGGGCGAGCCGGGCCATCACAACTTTGACTTCGAGAAACTCTTCGAAGAAAAACCCACCTACGTGCTCTTCAACGGTGCCAAGTACGGCCTGACGGCCGATCGCTACGGCGCCATGAAGGCGAAGGTGGGCGAGACGGTCCGGATCTTCCTGGCGGTCGGTGGTCCGAACCTGACGAGCAACTTCCACCCGATCGGCAACGTGCTTTCCTACGTCTGGCGCGAAGGGGCCATTCTGAACAACCCCGAACGGAACGCGCAGACCGTGGCCATCCCGCCGGGCAGCTGCGGCATCTTCCACATGCGGCTGCCGGTGCCCGGCCCGGTCAAGTTCGTCGACCATGCGCTTACGCGCGTGGCGCGCAAGGGCCTGCTGGCCGTGCTGGAAGTGGAAGGCCCCGAGCAGCCGGACATCTACAACCCCAACCCTGCCTGA
- a CDS encoding T9SS type A sorting domain-containing protein, with the protein MPNRYGVLLSVLLVSVVVRLSSAQQSPFTLNADHYQVLIGNAYSSTTYNVDFGDTQDEQAQTRLALQALIDKSGPSQTWNFTGLNFKAPVTSSVPYLPYESSLLGADVFTEADHAVLLGAYIYGSLLQDDGNYYYGLAVDDDSTLVLPEPFPWLKFPLTYETSWQWPSSPATDLEVVARFLTAITGDSTAIKTYEQYRDLLQNATVQIFWTVDGYGTLVTPEGSRETLRLKRTVRVSGVTGFSQPLDIFISYMWLSEDWVQANPAEIIQAEIGTTLSVSGGFPPVFTQVPSGAYYSVSTLRPVAGEPLPNAPTVVLRGPHPNPIRAQATLTLTLPSPQSVSVRIYNLLGQEVARPLDGLLPSGMHSVSINAHTWPAGLYLLRIEAGPRHWTRRLVVVH; encoded by the coding sequence ATGCCCAACAGGTACGGTGTTTTGCTGAGCGTGCTGCTTGTCTCAGTGGTGGTTCGACTGTCGTCGGCCCAGCAGAGTCCGTTCACCTTGAATGCCGACCATTATCAGGTCCTGATCGGGAATGCCTACAGCAGCACGACCTACAATGTGGACTTTGGCGACACGCAGGACGAGCAGGCCCAGACGCGCCTGGCCCTGCAGGCGCTGATCGACAAAAGCGGCCCTTCGCAAACCTGGAATTTTACCGGCCTGAACTTCAAGGCGCCGGTCACCTCCTCGGTACCCTATCTGCCGTACGAGAGCAGCCTGCTGGGTGCTGATGTGTTCACCGAGGCGGATCATGCCGTGCTGCTCGGCGCCTACATCTACGGCAGCCTGCTTCAGGACGACGGCAACTACTACTACGGGCTGGCGGTCGACGACGACTCGACGTTGGTGTTGCCCGAGCCGTTTCCCTGGCTGAAGTTTCCACTGACCTACGAGACGAGCTGGCAGTGGCCCTCGTCGCCGGCGACCGACCTGGAAGTCGTCGCCCGGTTTCTGACCGCCATCACCGGCGACAGCACGGCTATTAAGACCTATGAACAATACCGGGATCTGCTGCAGAACGCTACGGTCCAGATTTTCTGGACGGTGGACGGCTACGGGACGCTGGTTACGCCCGAAGGCTCGCGCGAGACGCTGCGGCTCAAGCGCACGGTGCGCGTCAGCGGCGTGACCGGCTTCAGCCAGCCACTGGACATTTTCATCAGCTACATGTGGCTTTCCGAGGACTGGGTGCAGGCAAATCCGGCCGAGATCATTCAGGCCGAAATCGGCACCACGCTTTCCGTTTCGGGAGGCTTTCCCCCGGTCTTTACCCAGGTGCCGAGCGGCGCCTACTACAGTGTCTCGACGCTCCGGCCGGTGGCAGGCGAGCCGCTTCCGAATGCGCCGACGGTGGTCCTGCGCGGTCCCCACCCCAACCCGATCCGCGCGCAGGCCACGCTGACGCTGACGCTCCCATCGCCGCAGTCGGTCTCCGTGCGCATCTACAACCTGCTGGGCCAGGAAGTGGCGCGGCCGCTTGACGGACTGCTGCCGTCAGGTATGCACTCCGTGTCCATCAACGCGCATACCTGGCCAGCTGGCCTGTATCTGCTCCGGATCGAAGCCGGTCCGCGGCACTGGACGCGCCGGCTGGTGGTGGTGCATTAG
- a CDS encoding SixA phosphatase family protein: MRLCLLRHAEAYPAAPGRPDAERSLTEVGQQVARQMGEALRRLRLAPGAVYTSPYRRAVQTAQAVAEALGVPVVEDRLLAPGCGPAELETLIQAYAPGETVLVVGHQPDFGELVRWLTGATIRLPAGGLAVVETPALRERAGTLHGLYDPAWLAAVMTGRTG; this comes from the coding sequence ATGCGACTCTGCTTGCTGCGTCATGCCGAGGCGTATCCGGCCGCGCCCGGCCGGCCCGACGCCGAGCGTTCGCTCACCGAAGTCGGTCAGCAGGTGGCCCGTCAGATGGGAGAGGCGCTGCGACGCCTCCGGCTGGCACCGGGCGCCGTCTACACCAGTCCGTACCGCCGTGCCGTGCAGACGGCGCAGGCAGTGGCCGAAGCGCTGGGCGTGCCCGTTGTCGAAGACCGGCTGCTGGCCCCGGGGTGCGGACCGGCCGAACTGGAAACGCTTATCCAGGCTTACGCGCCGGGCGAAACCGTGCTTGTCGTGGGCCACCAGCCCGACTTCGGCGAGCTGGTGCGCTGGCTGACCGGCGCCACCATCCGGCTACCGGCCGGCGGCCTGGCCGTCGTCGAGACGCCGGCCCTTCGGGAACGGGCCGGAACGCTCCACGGCCTGTACGATCCGGCCTGGCTGGCGGCTGTCATGACAGGTAGGACCGGTTGA
- a CDS encoding bifunctional alpha/beta hydrolase/OsmC family protein translates to MQIKTVTFENNRGERLAARLDLPVDTQPVAYALFAHCFTCSKNLKAVTTISRALTTQGYAVLRFDFTGLGESEGDFSETTFATNFEDLRAACRFLSAQYEPPALLIGHSLGGAAVLAVAGEFPEVKAVATIGAPCDPAHVRHLLRPALDTIKTVGEAVVDLGGRPFRIKKQFLEELERVNLEDQVRTMRRPLLLFHSPTDQIVGIENAACLFQAARHPKSFVSLDQADHLLSNSDDAAFVGEVLGAWARRYVGRRPVPDTYRLDPGEARAVVRTGRAHYRTDIAADGHALVADEPAPLGGTDAGPSPYGYLAAALGACTTITLRLYADRKGWPLEAATAYIYHEKVHLNDCTECAEQGIEQTPGGKIDRFTVELTLEGALDAAQRQRLLEIAGRCPVHRTLKSPVVTRTRLRD, encoded by the coding sequence ATGCAGATCAAAACCGTTACGTTTGAAAACAACCGCGGGGAGCGCCTGGCCGCCCGTCTGGATCTGCCGGTCGATACCCAGCCCGTCGCTTACGCGCTGTTTGCCCACTGCTTTACCTGCTCGAAAAACCTGAAAGCCGTTACGACGATCAGTCGAGCGCTGACAACTCAGGGCTATGCGGTGTTGCGCTTCGATTTTACCGGGCTGGGAGAAAGCGAAGGAGATTTTTCCGAGACCACCTTTGCCACCAATTTTGAAGATCTTCGCGCAGCCTGCCGTTTTCTCAGTGCGCAGTATGAGCCGCCTGCTCTGCTGATCGGCCACTCGCTGGGTGGAGCGGCTGTGCTGGCCGTTGCGGGCGAGTTCCCCGAAGTAAAAGCCGTGGCCACCATCGGTGCGCCCTGCGATCCGGCGCACGTGCGGCATCTGCTGCGTCCGGCGCTGGATACCATCAAAACGGTTGGCGAGGCGGTGGTGGATCTGGGCGGAAGGCCTTTCCGGATCAAAAAGCAATTTCTCGAAGAGCTGGAGCGCGTCAATCTGGAGGATCAAGTCCGCACGATGCGTCGTCCGTTATTGCTTTTCCATTCACCTACCGATCAGATTGTGGGCATCGAGAACGCTGCCTGCCTGTTTCAGGCAGCCCGTCATCCGAAGAGCTTCGTGTCGCTGGACCAGGCCGATCATCTGCTGAGCAACTCGGACGATGCTGCGTTCGTGGGGGAGGTGCTGGGCGCCTGGGCGCGGCGTTACGTGGGACGTCGTCCGGTGCCCGATACATATCGGCTCGACCCCGGTGAAGCCCGCGCCGTGGTTCGTACAGGCCGTGCGCACTACCGCACCGACATTGCGGCCGATGGACATGCGCTGGTGGCCGACGAGCCCGCGCCGCTGGGCGGCACCGATGCAGGGCCCTCACCTTACGGCTACCTGGCAGCGGCTCTGGGCGCCTGTACAACCATTACGCTGCGACTCTACGCCGACCGAAAAGGGTGGCCCCTGGAAGCGGCAACGGCTTACATTTACCATGAAAAAGTGCATCTGAATGATTGCACGGAATGTGCTGAACAGGGAATTGAGCAAACACCGGGCGGAAAAATCGATCGGTTCACGGTGGAGCTGACCCTCGAAGGAGCGCTGGATGCCGCGCAGCGGCAGCGGCTTCTGGAAATTGCCGGCCGTTGTCCTGTGCATCGGACGCTGAAAAGTCCGGTCGTCACCCGAACCCGATTGCGCGACTGA
- a CDS encoding class I SAM-dependent methyltransferase, whose translation MQGSSTDRPFFLEGTVLAHRIVASVLQPGEMAVDATVGNGHDTLFLARQVGPQGHVYGFDVQEEALARTRRRLEEAGLHERVTLLRMGHEHMAKAVPVAWHGRIGAVMFNLGYLPGGSDRSCITRPQTTVPALEAALRLLRPGGVLTVVAYRGHPGGAEEAEAVRRWAETLDPDRFVAARYAFCNRHRPAPELFVVVRGVAG comes from the coding sequence ATGCAGGGCAGTTCGACAGATCGGCCATTTTTTCTTGAAGGGACGGTGCTGGCGCACCGGATCGTGGCTTCCGTCCTGCAGCCAGGCGAGATGGCCGTCGATGCCACCGTGGGAAACGGACACGACACGCTGTTTCTGGCCCGGCAGGTGGGGCCGCAGGGGCACGTGTACGGCTTCGACGTGCAGGAAGAAGCGCTGGCGCGGACGCGCCGGCGTCTGGAGGAGGCCGGGCTGCATGAACGCGTGACGCTGCTACGGATGGGGCACGAGCACATGGCCAAAGCGGTGCCTGTGGCGTGGCACGGACGCATCGGGGCGGTCATGTTCAACCTGGGCTATCTGCCGGGCGGAAGCGACCGCTCCTGTATCACCCGGCCGCAGACCACCGTGCCTGCCCTCGAAGCGGCACTTCGTCTGCTTCGCCCCGGCGGCGTGCTGACCGTGGTGGCCTATCGGGGACACCCGGGCGGGGCCGAAGAGGCCGAAGCGGTGCGGCGATGGGCCGAAACGCTCGACCCCGACCGCTTCGTGGCCGCCCGTTACGCCTTCTGCAACCGCCACCGACCAGCGCCGGAATTGTTCGTGGTCGTCCGGGGAGTTGCGGGCTAA
- a CDS encoding NRDE family protein — protein sequence MCLVLWAYRRHPRYRLVLAANRDEFYVRPSAPAHRWPEAPEVLAGRDLEAGGTWLGVSERGRLALVTNYREPDRRAVGRRSRGWLTRDFLLGSEAPAAYLERVLAEGNAYNGFNLLVGDTETLAYGSNRSDGIRVLAPGLYGLSNHLLGTRWPKVTRGLAAFTSLLQEDSIDPEALLALLADRTPAPDETLPRTGLDLEWERRLSAIFVATPAYGTRSSTVLLWEQDGKLTFVERTYGPGGRPLETRTYRMKCPAR from the coding sequence ATGTGTCTGGTACTCTGGGCCTACCGCCGTCATCCGCGCTATCGGCTGGTGCTGGCGGCCAATCGGGACGAGTTCTACGTGCGGCCGTCGGCCCCTGCGCATCGGTGGCCGGAGGCGCCCGAGGTGCTGGCCGGTCGCGACCTGGAAGCAGGGGGGACCTGGCTGGGCGTTTCAGAACGGGGGCGCCTGGCGCTGGTCACCAACTATCGGGAGCCGGACCGGCGGGCGGTCGGTCGCCGCTCGCGCGGCTGGCTGACGCGCGATTTTCTGCTGGGGAGCGAAGCGCCCGCGGCGTACCTCGAACGCGTGCTGGCCGAGGGGAATGCCTACAACGGGTTCAATCTGCTTGTGGGAGATACCGAGACGCTGGCGTACGGATCCAATCGCAGCGACGGCATCAGGGTGCTGGCGCCCGGCCTTTACGGCCTGAGCAATCACCTGCTGGGCACGCGCTGGCCCAAGGTGACGCGGGGACTGGCAGCGTTCACGTCGCTCCTGCAGGAAGATTCGATTGACCCGGAGGCGCTGCTGGCATTGCTGGCCGACCGCACGCCGGCGCCGGACGAAACGCTACCGCGAACCGGGCTGGACCTGGAATGGGAGCGTCGGCTTTCCGCCATCTTTGTTGCGACCCCTGCCTATGGCACGCGCAGTTCGACCGTACTGCTCTGGGAACAAGACGGAAAACTCACGTTCGTCGAGCGCACCTACGGGCCGGGCGGCCGTCCGCTCGAAACCCGCACCTACCGGATGAAATGCCCGGCACGCTGA
- a CDS encoding DUF72 domain-containing protein, with translation MSGRAWIGTSGWAYRHWRGVLYPEDAPTSQWFIYYAREFDTVELNNTFYHLPRPATVQRWHDLAPPDFRFAVKASRLITHQRRLHDCAEPLQTFFGAITPLDEHLGPVLYQLPPGLHADLERLQAFAALLPAGHLHVFEFRHRSWFTEAVHAFLVERGLIFCIHDWSRLEVPHWTTGPAVYVRFHGTTGRYAGGYDETTLREWARRIRRWLDEGRDVYVYFNNDMGGHAVQNARTLNSLLAAT, from the coding sequence ATGAGCGGACGCGCCTGGATCGGCACTTCGGGCTGGGCTTACCGCCACTGGCGCGGCGTGCTCTATCCGGAAGACGCGCCCACAAGCCAGTGGTTTATCTACTACGCCCGTGAATTCGACACCGTCGAACTCAACAACACGTTCTACCATCTCCCCCGCCCCGCTACCGTGCAGCGCTGGCACGATCTGGCCCCACCGGACTTCCGCTTCGCCGTTAAGGCCAGCCGCCTGATCACCCACCAGCGGCGCCTGCACGACTGCGCCGAGCCGCTGCAGACCTTCTTCGGCGCCATTACGCCCCTTGACGAACATCTTGGTCCGGTGCTCTACCAGCTCCCACCCGGCCTGCATGCCGATCTGGAGCGTCTGCAAGCATTCGCTGCGCTGCTCCCCGCGGGTCATCTGCACGTGTTCGAGTTTCGCCATCGGAGCTGGTTCACGGAAGCGGTGCACGCTTTTCTGGTGGAGCGCGGTCTGATTTTCTGCATCCACGACTGGTCCCGGCTCGAGGTGCCGCACTGGACCACCGGTCCGGCCGTCTATGTGCGCTTCCATGGCACAACCGGGCGCTACGCGGGCGGTTACGACGAAACCACGCTCCGGGAATGGGCCCGGCGGATTCGCCGGTGGCTGGACGAGGGCCGCGACGTGTACGTGTACTTCAACAACGACATGGGCGGCCATGCCGTGCAGAACGCCCGCACGCTGAACAGCCTGCTCGCCGCCACCTGA